The following coding sequences are from one Nicotiana tomentosiformis chromosome 3, ASM39032v3, whole genome shotgun sequence window:
- the LOC104102003 gene encoding H/ACA ribonucleoprotein complex subunit 2-like protein — MGSDSEVEKTAQKEKEIKKLLAIAPIAKPLAGKKLSKRTFKLVRRATEHKCLKRGVKEVVKSIRRGNKGSCKCWSNKEANLLRFGIDKAY, encoded by the exons ATGGGTAGTGATAGCGAAGTAGAGAAAACGGCACAGAAAGAGAAGGAGATAAAGAAGCTATTGGCTATAGCCCCTATTGCTAAACCACTCGCTGGAAAGAAACTCAGCAAACGTACCTTCAAACTCGTTAGGCGAG CTACGGAACACAAGTGCTTGAAAAGAGGAGTTAAAGAAGTAGTGAAGAGTATTCGACGTGGTAATAAAG GATCTTGCAAATGCTGGAGCAACAAAGAGGCCAACTTGCTGCGTTTTGGTATTGACAAAGCTTACTAA
- the LOC104102001 gene encoding Protein MIS12 homolog, producing MEGSESEKVFDSLNLNPKLFVNEALNIVDELVDDAFDFFHQEAANLLKTEGTNRSEDLKEGVAQIKNMVQLTLDKRLSLWEKYCLHNCFKVPQGFSLPKADGPSGDTSFDINAVENPELDEKLDFLRNKISEVGKESAELNRELQALEGQSMLSGHSAASLTEALELYQQLAVNEKFEELVRTASDFQSKVENLATRMVEDTEHRRAKKIRTSNGEVFRSNNDEGLLSATLEELQVFVDDIKTLRD from the exons ATGGAAGGAAGCGAGAGCGAGAAAGTGTTCGATTCGCTGAACCTAAATCCGAAGCTCTTCGTCAACGAGGCCCTCAATATTGTCGACGAGTTAGTTGATGATGCTTTTGATTTCTTCCACCA AGAGGCAGCAAATCTTCTGAAAACTGAAGGCACAAATCGATCGGAAGATCTAAAAGAG GGTGTGGCTCAAATTAAGAACATGGTCCAATTGACTCTGGACAAGCGGTTGAGTTTATGGGAGAAGTACTGTTTGCACAATTGCTTTAAAGTTCCGCAAGGGTTCTCTTTGCCTAAAGCT GATGGACCATCTGGTGACACTTCATTTGATATTAATGCTGTTGAGAATCCTGAACTAGATGAAAAGTTGGATTTCTTAAGGAACAAGATTTCCGAG GTGGGAAAAGAGTCTGCTGAGCTCAACAGAGAACTACAAGCTCTCGAAGGGCAGTCCATGTTAAGTGGCCACTCTGCTGCCTCTCTTACTGAAGCGTTGGAGTTGTATCAGCAACTGGCAGTGAACGAGAAGTTTGAAG AACTGGTACGAACTGCATCAGATTTTCAATCCAAAGTGGAGAATTTGGCAACCAGAATGGTGGAGGACACTGAGCACCGCAGAGCAAAAAAAATTCGCACTTCAAATGGGGAAGTGTTCAGATCGAACAATGATGAAG GCCTACTGAGTGCGACACTGGAGGAACTTCAAGTATTCGTGGATGATATAAAGACTCTTCGTGACTGA